The following are encoded in a window of Maridesulfovibrio ferrireducens genomic DNA:
- the murC gene encoding UDP-N-acetylmuramate--L-alanine ligase encodes MRSRVSTIHMIGIGGSGMSGIAEVLINMGFTITGSDLAAGDPVKRLLKMGAQVFIGHGAENVTDADVVVKSTAIADDNPELIKARELGIPIIPRAEMLAELMRLRSGIAVAGTHGKTTTTSLLATIFTEAGLDPTVIIGGKLNTFGSNARLGDGQFLIAEADESDGSFLCLSPIITVVTNVDMDHMDFYPDQEAIDTSFRTFMNAIPFYGMNVVCGDDPGVMRLLPSIKRPYITYGLGKQNRLRAEILSCEVRSLFKVFLDDELLGEVSLAQPGKHNVLNALGAIGVSLEAGLDKKAILQGLSNFMGVGRRFERKGECKGVLVVDDYGHHPAEIRATIETAKACYPTRRLVIAFQPHRFTRTQALFGDFCKTFELADELLLTEIYPASESPIPGVNGMSLAQGIRQVSSTKVRFYPDFEMMENELPNILKPGDIFITQGAGSIYRIGENFLKYLENESENDSASETAETITQL; translated from the coding sequence ATGCGCAGCAGAGTAAGTACCATTCATATGATCGGTATCGGCGGCTCAGGCATGAGCGGAATAGCCGAAGTTCTGATCAATATGGGCTTTACCATTACAGGCTCTGACCTTGCGGCAGGAGATCCGGTTAAAAGGCTTCTCAAAATGGGCGCACAGGTTTTCATCGGACACGGCGCTGAGAACGTAACTGACGCGGATGTTGTGGTAAAATCCACTGCAATTGCAGATGATAATCCAGAACTGATCAAAGCTCGCGAACTGGGTATTCCAATTATTCCAAGAGCGGAAATGCTTGCTGAGCTCATGAGACTGCGCTCCGGTATAGCCGTTGCCGGAACACATGGCAAAACAACGACAACTTCATTGCTTGCAACAATTTTTACTGAAGCAGGACTTGATCCTACTGTAATTATCGGCGGCAAATTAAATACATTCGGCAGCAACGCCCGCCTAGGCGATGGACAGTTTCTCATCGCGGAAGCAGACGAATCAGACGGTTCATTCCTCTGCCTGTCACCGATCATCACCGTTGTGACCAACGTTGATATGGATCACATGGATTTCTATCCTGATCAGGAAGCCATAGACACATCATTCAGAACTTTTATGAATGCCATTCCTTTCTATGGAATGAATGTTGTCTGCGGAGATGATCCCGGAGTAATGAGACTTCTGCCTTCCATCAAACGTCCGTACATCACTTACGGTCTGGGCAAGCAGAACAGACTCAGAGCTGAAATCCTTTCTTGCGAAGTACGCAGTCTTTTTAAAGTTTTTCTTGATGATGAACTTCTCGGTGAAGTTTCACTTGCCCAGCCCGGGAAACACAATGTGCTGAATGCTCTTGGAGCAATAGGCGTGTCCCTTGAAGCCGGACTCGATAAAAAAGCAATTCTTCAAGGACTCTCAAACTTCATGGGAGTCGGGCGCAGATTTGAAAGAAAAGGTGAATGCAAAGGTGTTCTGGTTGTGGATGACTACGGACATCACCCCGCAGAAATCAGAGCGACCATTGAAACAGCAAAAGCCTGTTATCCTACAAGACGACTGGTCATAGCTTTTCAGCCGCACAGATTTACACGGACACAGGCACTTTTCGGAGACTTCTGCAAGACTTTCGAACTGGCTGATGAGCTTCTGCTCACTGAAATTTATCCGGCATCTGAATCCCCAATTCCCGGCGTTAACGGGATGTCACTGGCTCAGGGAATCAGACAGGTGAGTTCAACTAAAGTACGTTTTTATCCAGACTTTGAAATGATGGAAAATGAGCTCCCGAACATTTTGAAACCCGGTGATATTTTCATAACCCAAGGTGCAGGATCTATTTATCGTATCGGTGAAAACTTTTTGAAATATCTGGAAAATGAATCTGAAAATGATTCAGCATCCGAAACAGCTGAAACAATTACTCAGCTTTAA
- the murB gene encoding UDP-N-acetylmuramate dehydrogenase, which yields MTLELLHEPKMADLTSLGIGGTARALAKVRDEAGLDELAFFHEKEAAGLIAIGEGSNMLAADGKLNIAFVHMALAKKTEPEISGLTVRVSADTRLPGLLAFLIRNGLSGMEGLAGIPGSVGGSIAMNAGSYGTDMAASVTRVRLWTPSKGLFWKNVDEMNFGYRHFSPETGEFTLIWEAEFLLNRSTEAVVKSKVQEVFSKKKSSQPVLEKTAGCVFKNPEGYSAGKLLDDAGFKGKTLGGMAFSEMHANFLVNKEQGTGAEALELLDMATEAVSNKFGITLETEVIVLQ from the coding sequence ATGACACTTGAATTGCTTCATGAACCGAAAATGGCAGACCTTACCTCTTTAGGTATAGGCGGAACTGCCAGAGCGCTCGCAAAAGTGCGGGACGAAGCGGGTCTGGACGAGCTGGCTTTCTTTCACGAGAAAGAGGCAGCCGGACTTATCGCTATCGGGGAAGGAAGCAATATGCTCGCAGCTGATGGAAAGCTGAATATTGCATTCGTGCATATGGCCCTTGCAAAAAAAACCGAGCCTGAAATATCCGGTCTGACAGTCAGAGTCTCTGCCGACACAAGACTGCCCGGTTTGCTCGCATTTCTAATTCGCAACGGCCTCAGCGGAATGGAAGGATTAGCAGGAATTCCCGGTTCTGTAGGCGGCAGCATCGCCATGAATGCCGGTTCGTACGGCACAGACATGGCTGCTTCAGTCACGAGAGTACGACTCTGGACTCCAAGCAAAGGGCTGTTCTGGAAAAACGTAGATGAAATGAACTTTGGATACAGACACTTTTCTCCCGAAACAGGTGAATTCACCTTGATATGGGAAGCAGAATTTTTACTGAACCGCTCCACTGAAGCAGTAGTTAAGAGCAAAGTTCAGGAAGTTTTCAGTAAAAAGAAAAGCTCACAGCCTGTTCTTGAAAAAACAGCAGGCTGCGTTTTCAAAAACCCGGAAGGTTACAGCGCTGGAAAACTTCTGGATGATGCAGGATTCAAAGGCAAGACTTTAGGGGGCATGGCTTTTTCTGAAATGCACGCAAATTTTCTGGTGAATAAAGAACAGGGGACGGGAGCAGAGGCATTAGAGCTTTTGGACATGGCCACCGAAGCCGTTAGTAATAAATTCGGTATAACTCTTGAGACGGAGGTCATAGTACTACAATGA
- a CDS encoding cell division protein FtsQ/DivIB, whose translation MSVARLNKSRLNLNNTDRKTRARNVNKMRREPSRPLSDVLTTLFRKTCISSVCLLMLAIVGLGCLAGYRWLTAHPYFALQDIKVTGNHRLSYGEILGISEVGLNKNSLAVNIGDVEGRLSQNHWIKSAAVKRELPGNLSIHVREKTPQFMVRQSDKLFYCDSSGELIAPVAPGKFTSLPFLNIESDAMGKAEILPEFMAVLSRRELPFDPGQIAWINIKGGDRMEIFMDNLGLTIRLGLDNWQEHLSDLNIVWHDLKNRGEFRNVATISAGNGRVWVEKRTSGQVASQ comes from the coding sequence ATGAGCGTTGCAAGATTAAACAAAAGCCGTCTGAACCTGAATAACACCGACAGGAAAACACGTGCCCGCAATGTCAACAAGATGCGTAGAGAGCCGTCTCGTCCGCTTTCAGATGTTTTAACAACTCTGTTTCGCAAGACGTGCATATCTTCCGTCTGCCTGCTGATGCTGGCAATAGTAGGACTCGGCTGCCTTGCCGGATATCGCTGGCTTACAGCACATCCCTACTTTGCATTGCAGGATATCAAGGTCACTGGAAACCATCGACTGTCTTATGGGGAAATTCTTGGAATTTCTGAGGTTGGACTGAATAAAAACAGTCTTGCTGTTAACATCGGAGACGTTGAAGGCAGACTGAGCCAGAACCATTGGATTAAATCCGCAGCGGTAAAACGTGAACTTCCGGGCAATCTGTCTATCCATGTAAGGGAAAAAACTCCTCAGTTCATGGTTAGACAAAGCGACAAACTTTTCTATTGTGACAGTTCAGGAGAACTGATTGCACCGGTTGCACCGGGCAAGTTCACCTCTCTGCCATTTTTAAATATTGAATCAGATGCCATGGGAAAAGCTGAAATACTTCCGGAATTTATGGCAGTTTTAAGCAGAAGAGAGCTTCCTTTTGATCCGGGCCAAATCGCATGGATCAACATCAAAGGCGGCGACAGAATGGAAATTTTCATGGACAACCTCGGCCTGACAATTAGGCTGGGGCTGGACAACTGGCAAGAACATCTTTCGGACCTGAACATCGTCTGGCATGACCTTAAAAACCGGGGAGAGTTCAGGAATGTTGCGACTATATCAGCTGGAAATGGTAGGGTCTGGGTTGAAAAACGGACTTCCGGCCAAGTAGCGTCGCAATGA
- the ftsA gene encoding cell division protein FtsA translates to MAKSDLIVGLDVGTTKICAVVGEATADGVDIVGIGTAPSTGLRKGVVVNIEQTVQSIKKALEEAELMAGCEIRSVYAGIAGSHIKGFNSHGVIAVKGGEVTQKDVDRVIDAAKAVAIPLDREVIHTLPQEFIVDDQRGIADPLGMAGVRLEVKVHIVTGAVTSAQNIIRSCHRSGLDVSDIVLESLASSKAVLSEEEREIGVAIVDIGGGTTDLAIFANDSIKHTSVIALGGNNLTNDIAFGLRTPMGSAEQIKVKYGTALTDLVTTDETIEVPSVGGRDHRKMSKRVLAEICEPRCEEIIALVDQELVRSGYKNLIAAGVVLTGGTSLVDGMQELAEQVFDLPVRIGYPAGIGGLKDVVHSPKYATAVGLLMYGAEKEGSTEQVFRIRDENVFNRILGRMRKWFTDIA, encoded by the coding sequence ATGGCCAAATCTGATCTGATAGTCGGCCTCGACGTAGGCACCACTAAGATCTGTGCTGTTGTCGGAGAGGCTACAGCTGACGGAGTCGATATTGTAGGCATCGGCACTGCACCTTCTACGGGACTTCGTAAAGGGGTTGTGGTTAACATCGAGCAGACAGTTCAGTCGATAAAGAAAGCTCTTGAAGAAGCTGAACTGATGGCTGGATGTGAAATCCGTTCCGTTTACGCAGGCATAGCAGGAAGTCACATCAAAGGTTTTAACAGCCATGGAGTCATAGCTGTTAAAGGCGGAGAAGTGACGCAAAAGGATGTGGACAGAGTTATCGACGCAGCGAAAGCTGTTGCTATCCCACTTGATAGGGAAGTAATTCACACCCTGCCGCAGGAATTTATAGTAGATGACCAGCGCGGTATTGCAGATCCGCTGGGCATGGCCGGTGTGCGCCTTGAAGTTAAGGTTCACATTGTAACCGGTGCTGTGACATCAGCGCAGAATATCATTCGCTCATGTCACCGTTCAGGACTGGATGTATCAGACATCGTCCTTGAATCGCTTGCTTCAAGCAAGGCTGTTCTTTCTGAAGAAGAAAGAGAAATCGGCGTTGCCATTGTAGATATCGGAGGCGGCACAACCGACCTCGCAATTTTTGCAAATGATTCAATTAAGCACACCTCGGTTATCGCCCTGGGAGGCAATAACCTGACCAATGATATCGCTTTCGGCCTTAGAACGCCCATGGGTTCGGCAGAACAGATCAAGGTCAAATACGGAACGGCTCTGACCGATCTCGTCACAACTGATGAGACCATCGAAGTTCCTTCCGTTGGAGGACGTGACCATCGCAAGATGTCTAAACGTGTTCTTGCTGAAATATGCGAGCCGCGTTGTGAAGAGATCATAGCCTTGGTGGATCAAGAACTGGTTCGAAGCGGCTACAAGAATCTGATTGCAGCCGGAGTTGTACTTACCGGTGGAACTTCACTGGTGGATGGCATGCAGGAACTTGCTGAACAGGTTTTCGACCTTCCGGTACGCATTGGTTATCCAGCCGGAATCGGAGGCCTTAAAGACGTTGTTCACAGTCCCAAATACGCAACTGCGGTGGGTCTGCTTATGTACGGCGCTGAAAAGGAAGGCAGCACTGAACAAGTATTCCGTATTCGAGATGAAAATGTTTTCAACCGCATTCTGGGCAGGATGCGTAAGTGGTTCACCGATATAGCTTAG
- the ftsZ gene encoding cell division protein FtsZ: MDYMEIENDGHAKIKVIGCGGGGGNAINNMIQSALTGVRFIAANTDVQDINKSLAEYKIQLGDQLTKGLGAGANPDIGKNAALESIELIRELVCDCDMVFVTAGMGGGTGTGAAPVIAQIAKEAGALTVAVVTKPFYFEGKRRLLQAEKGIEELKSVVDSIITIPNDRLLQLAAKKAAFSEMLKKADEVLYYGVKGIADLITVHGLINLDFADVKAVMSSSGLALMGTGIARGENRAREAAMKAITSPLLEDVSIEGAKGVLINITCSPDMTIDEVSEAASIIYEEAHEDAQIFFGTVFDPEAGDEMRITVIATGIETAEEKTMQPVCEIQQPVRSNITPRGMAPRAKEHGNVRQLGNPHSEEDRSIPAYLRTGAKPAEAAGKPESVRSAANSGGEEFIFHDDDDFEVPTFIRKQAD; encoded by the coding sequence ATGGATTACATGGAAATCGAAAACGACGGTCATGCAAAAATTAAGGTAATCGGTTGTGGTGGCGGTGGTGGAAACGCTATCAACAACATGATTCAATCCGCTCTTACAGGCGTTCGCTTTATTGCTGCGAACACCGATGTTCAGGATATCAACAAATCTCTTGCTGAATACAAAATTCAGCTCGGCGACCAGCTGACTAAAGGTCTCGGCGCCGGCGCCAACCCGGATATCGGTAAAAATGCCGCACTCGAAAGCATCGAGCTGATCCGTGAACTCGTCTGCGACTGCGACATGGTTTTCGTCACAGCCGGTATGGGCGGCGGAACCGGAACCGGAGCAGCTCCTGTTATCGCTCAGATTGCGAAAGAAGCAGGCGCCCTCACAGTAGCAGTTGTCACCAAACCTTTCTATTTTGAAGGCAAACGCAGACTTCTTCAGGCTGAAAAAGGTATTGAAGAACTCAAAAGCGTTGTTGACTCAATTATCACTATTCCTAACGACCGCCTTCTCCAGCTTGCAGCTAAAAAAGCAGCCTTCTCGGAAATGCTGAAAAAAGCTGATGAAGTTCTTTACTACGGTGTTAAAGGTATTGCCGATCTGATTACTGTTCACGGTTTAATCAACCTTGACTTTGCTGACGTTAAAGCAGTTATGTCCAGCTCAGGTCTCGCTCTCATGGGAACAGGAATCGCAAGAGGCGAAAACAGAGCTCGTGAAGCTGCAATGAAAGCTATCACAAGTCCTCTTCTTGAAGATGTTTCCATCGAAGGCGCTAAAGGCGTACTCATCAACATCACCTGCTCTCCTGACATGACCATTGATGAAGTCAGCGAAGCAGCAAGTATTATTTATGAAGAAGCTCACGAAGATGCACAGATTTTCTTCGGAACTGTTTTCGACCCTGAAGCAGGCGACGAAATGCGCATCACAGTTATTGCAACAGGCATCGAAACTGCTGAAGAAAAAACTATGCAGCCTGTGTGCGAAATACAGCAGCCTGTCCGCTCGAACATTACTCCGAGAGGAATGGCTCCAAGAGCAAAAGAACACGGTAACGTAAGACAGCTCGGTAACCCTCATTCAGAAGAAGACCGTTCTATCCCCGCATATCTGCGCACCGGTGCAAAACCTGCGGAAGCAGCCGGAAAACCGGAATCAGTTAGAAGTGCTGCAAACTCCGGAGGAGAAGAATTTATCTTCCACGATGATGACGATTTTGAAGTTCCTACTTTCATCCGCAAACAGGCTGATTAA
- a CDS encoding radical SAM protein — MSVKEDFFYYGREEPAAEETGGRLPTALVFPGRKGAALSTLGWQAVYRLLAPDTELAVERFFISEPGKPAVSMDSDKDLSEFPLIGFSINFEEEYLYPVRMLKDSGVPALASERPGFPLVMAGGPVAFLNPAPIAAFFDFFWVGEAEAGLKDLCVELKRHIYDGGSKDDFLELIKDRYGVYVPGKTMNKVKRAVVLPETNAENNQVPLLTTPAYSCFISPEAVFKDMFLVEVNRGCPYGCRFCAAGYIYRPPRHASIDKLKEIVELADPPKVGLIGTALTDWPDLLPYINWLKDRKTKFSLSSVRADGLTEELLDTLRASGVRTVTLALEGASKRLRDSASKNLEEEDFLRAVELCASKGVNHLRIYIIVGWPGETDEDYEEFACMLEKIDQARNRGQGKKKKQYMRITLGASCLVPKPWTPLQWSAMPSEKELKDVLSKVSSLTKKYKGIAFSGDSPFQARLQGILARGNEELHKFIMIAAEKGGWKKAFKYYEGDLENIIDHNLDKNDPLPWDFIDTGINKAYLWREWERYQQGVITPPCPPKGCAECRSCGMYKWITDEAENH, encoded by the coding sequence ATGTCAGTAAAAGAAGATTTCTTCTATTATGGACGTGAAGAACCCGCAGCCGAAGAGACTGGTGGACGTCTGCCCACGGCCCTAGTCTTCCCCGGCAGAAAGGGTGCTGCGCTCTCCACTTTAGGATGGCAGGCTGTTTATCGCCTGCTGGCTCCTGATACGGAACTTGCAGTAGAAAGGTTTTTTATAAGTGAACCGGGTAAACCTGCTGTTTCCATGGACAGTGACAAAGATCTGTCCGAGTTTCCCCTGATCGGCTTCAGCATAAACTTCGAGGAAGAGTATCTCTACCCCGTAAGAATGCTGAAAGATTCGGGTGTTCCGGCCTTAGCGTCGGAACGCCCGGGCTTCCCGCTGGTTATGGCCGGAGGTCCGGTTGCATTTTTAAATCCTGCACCCATTGCGGCTTTTTTCGATTTTTTCTGGGTTGGAGAAGCCGAAGCCGGACTTAAAGATTTATGCGTCGAACTTAAACGGCACATATATGACGGTGGAAGTAAAGATGACTTTCTTGAACTAATTAAGGACAGATACGGAGTATATGTTCCGGGTAAGACCATGAATAAGGTCAAACGAGCCGTTGTTCTCCCTGAAACCAACGCGGAAAATAATCAAGTCCCTTTATTAACAACACCTGCATACTCATGCTTCATCAGTCCTGAAGCTGTTTTCAAAGACATGTTCCTCGTTGAAGTAAACAGAGGATGTCCTTACGGATGCCGTTTCTGCGCGGCAGGATATATTTATAGACCTCCCAGACACGCATCTATTGATAAGCTGAAAGAAATTGTTGAACTCGCAGATCCGCCTAAAGTGGGACTAATCGGAACAGCTCTTACCGACTGGCCCGATCTTCTTCCATATATCAACTGGCTCAAAGACAGAAAAACAAAATTTTCCTTATCCTCAGTCAGAGCTGACGGACTTACCGAAGAATTGCTCGACACTTTACGAGCTTCCGGTGTTCGCACTGTGACCTTGGCTTTAGAAGGTGCAAGTAAGCGACTGCGGGACAGTGCAAGTAAAAATCTTGAAGAAGAGGATTTCCTGCGCGCTGTAGAACTTTGCGCATCCAAAGGTGTAAATCATTTAAGAATTTACATCATCGTAGGTTGGCCCGGTGAAACCGACGAAGATTATGAAGAATTTGCCTGCATGCTCGAAAAAATTGATCAGGCCCGTAACCGCGGACAGGGTAAAAAGAAAAAGCAGTACATGCGCATCACCCTTGGCGCCAGTTGCCTCGTGCCGAAACCGTGGACTCCATTACAATGGTCTGCCATGCCTTCTGAAAAAGAGCTTAAAGATGTCCTTTCAAAAGTGAGTTCGCTTACAAAAAAATATAAAGGTATCGCCTTTTCCGGAGATTCGCCTTTCCAAGCCAGACTGCAAGGAATTCTTGCCCGCGGAAACGAAGAACTGCATAAATTTATTATGATAGCAGCAGAAAAAGGCGGCTGGAAAAAAGCTTTCAAATACTACGAAGGCGACCTTGAAAATATTATTGACCACAATCTGGATAAAAACGATCCGCTACCATGGGATTTTATTGATACGGGCATAAACAAAGCTTATCTGTGGCGTGAATGGGAACGCTATCAGCAAGGAGTTATTACACCTCCATGTCCTCCGAAAGGTTGCGCCGAATGCCGGTCCTGTGGAATGTACAAATGGATCACAGACGAAGCTGAAAACCACTAA
- a CDS encoding Spy/CpxP family protein refolding chaperone — MNKKTLIPLIVVFVLSMAAVAMARGGSQNGYHNGGNRAVFNQLTPEKQQQAQAIMDKYTPTFQTLQNQQWAKRTELNALVNSGKADKETIHALVKDLSDVREKMFTTHQKMAAELEKETGITFSGPRNGSRGMMQGGNNGCGNNYQKNQNCGSPQGCPRFN; from the coding sequence ATGAATAAAAAAACCTTGATCCCATTAATAGTCGTGTTTGTATTATCAATGGCAGCAGTAGCCATGGCACGCGGTGGCTCCCAGAACGGATACCACAATGGGGGCAACAGGGCTGTATTCAACCAGCTAACGCCAGAAAAACAGCAGCAAGCTCAAGCAATCATGGACAAGTACACACCTACTTTCCAAACACTCCAGAATCAGCAGTGGGCCAAACGGACCGAACTTAATGCTCTTGTAAATTCAGGCAAGGCAGACAAAGAAACAATCCATGCATTGGTAAAAGATCTCTCTGATGTAAGAGAAAAAATGTTTACCACTCATCAGAAGATGGCCGCTGAATTAGAAAAAGAAACCGGAATTACTTTCTCCGGACCAAGAAACGGATCTAGAGGGATGATGCAGGGCGGCAATAATGGCTGCGGCAACAATTACCAAAAAAATCAAAATTGCGGTTCACCGCAGGGATGTCCCCGCTTTAACTAA
- a CDS encoding DUF4405 domain-containing protein — MFRKITSLISFFAIIVMSLTSVILYLVPQGRVAYWADWKFLWLTKEQWGDIHICTGVLFLFVSILHIWLNWKPITAYLKKKAAAATFSSTAFFISIFITLYVVVGTLAGLPPMKQVLEFSTHLKTQGEIKYGVPPYGHAELSPLSVFCKRMELDIDKAVASIKAAGIEIKNPAQSIKEIAHKAGLTPKELHEIILKDQPNQAANIKSGAPINKSGINQNSGNIKGAGMHNGAGTGLGQMTLEQYCERQNLDLNTALGILREKGAVVDKSTTIRDIAGMLEMTSPRQIGILLHP; from the coding sequence ATGTTTAGAAAAATCACTTCACTAATCAGTTTCTTCGCAATTATCGTTATGTCTTTAACAAGTGTAATTCTCTACCTCGTGCCTCAAGGAAGAGTTGCATACTGGGCCGACTGGAAATTTCTATGGCTTACAAAAGAACAATGGGGTGATATTCATATCTGCACCGGAGTCCTATTTCTTTTTGTTTCAATCCTTCATATCTGGCTCAACTGGAAACCCATCACCGCATATTTGAAAAAAAAGGCAGCAGCAGCGACCTTTTCATCCACAGCTTTCTTTATCAGCATTTTCATCACTCTGTACGTAGTAGTGGGAACTTTAGCCGGACTGCCCCCTATGAAACAAGTACTTGAATTTTCGACACACCTGAAAACTCAGGGAGAAATTAAATACGGAGTTCCACCTTACGGTCATGCAGAACTCAGCCCTCTTTCAGTTTTCTGCAAACGCATGGAGCTAGATATTGATAAGGCTGTTGCTTCAATCAAAGCAGCCGGAATTGAAATTAAAAATCCCGCACAATCAATCAAAGAAATTGCCCATAAAGCCGGACTTACTCCAAAAGAACTTCACGAAATTATTTTGAAAGATCAGCCGAACCAAGCTGCCAATATAAAATCCGGAGCTCCGATCAACAAATCCGGCATAAATCAAAATTCAGGGAACATTAAAGGCGCTGGAATGCATAACGGTGCCGGAACAGGTCTAGGCCAAATGACACTTGAGCAATATTGCGAAAGACAGAATCTTGATCTGAATACGGCTCTCGGAATACTTAGAGAAAAAGGTGCGGTTGTTGACAAGTCTACAACCATCCGAGACATTGCCGGGATGCTTGAAATGACATCTCCGCGTCAAATCGGAATACTTCTGCACCCTTAA